gaggacttatggtttctttatgtttggttttaggagtttccgatcccgctcttgtctccaatatctcggtttttggtaaggaaaattagatagtttagtttatgatctaggctatgtttttgtatgacctaatatttcaggtacaataaaggggtaagtgtgtctagaCCTAAGGCATACAATGATGTATTACGGACTTATGTCCGTTAGGcttggttgccaaaactttatgaaggacctaagttgatgttcaGTGTATGACTGACTATTGTCTGGGGCTCAAATGCCACCCctatataagcacttatctttttattatgtctgacttgttattatgatctatgacctatagttacgattatgacttatgacctatgatttatgactatgattatgacttagattatggtttatgactatgattatgacttaggctatgatatgacctatggttatgtgatgtgatatgattagtataaataagtttttgttatgactcttgtgtaatttaggatatgttgattaaatgattatatgattaactcttgtttgtattttccttactgggcttagaagctcaccccttatgatgttattattacaggcaattgatgatagaaaggctggtggcgagtgggacctaggatcttcgtaatgtactcgtggggaccttatagtcgaggaagatcaagcgggcctatttatttatttttattaaagaatgatttattttaaatttttatttaactgTTGCTCATTTTAAagatagttattttattttttgtaaaaccatggatccatatatttattttcaagtttttattcaataaaagagcaatatttatgattatgatccaacagTGTGTTCTCGataaatttatgagaaattagggtgttacactaGTGTTATCACAAAAAACAGTCAAAGTATCCATACTTATCCCATAATCGACCAACATATGTTTCATCCACAGTAGTTGAGAGCAACAACTCCCAACAACTATATATTCAACCTCAGTTGTGGATAAGGAAATAGAGTTTTGCTTTTTACTGTGCCATGACACCAGATTGTTCCCCAAGAAAAAGTAACCACCACTTGTGCTTTTTCTATCATCTGCATTTACTGCcaaatcagcatcactaaaacaaagAAGGTGAGAGTTAGTTTCCCTTGAATACCAGAGACCATATTCAAGAGTTTCATTCACATAACAAATAATACGTTTGACAGCTAACACATGGGATTCCATTGGATTCCCTTGATACATGGCACACACACCTACACTATAGCAAATGTCAGGTCGACTAGCAGTGAAGTATAAAAGACTACCTATCATCCTTCGGTACAGTGTGGGATCAACCTTAATTCCTGTTTCATCCCTGGTCAATTTGAGAGTAATAGCCATAGGTGTTTTCTCATGTTTGGACGTATCCAACCCAAACTTGTGAACTAAGTTTTTTGCATATTTACTTTGAGAAATGAAGATCTCTACATCTGTCTGCTTAACCTGTAATCCTATGAAAAAATTCAGTTCTCCCACCATACTCATATCGAATTATTCATACATTTGATTCACAAATTCATGTATTTTAAGATTAGATATAGATCCAAAcacaatgtcatcaacatagatcTGAGCAATAATTATATGTGAATCATTATCTTTGATAAAAAGAGTTTTGTCAACTCCCCCTCTACGATATCCTTTGAGGATAAGAAATTGGGCTAAACGTTCATACAAGGCACggggtgcttgttttaaaccatataaagctTCTTTTAGTTTAAACACATGATTATGATAATGGGGGTCCTCAAATCCATGAGGTTTCTCAACACAGGGTTCTTCATTTAAAATACCATTCAAAAAGgcagatttgacatccatttgaaaaAGTTTGAAGCCAATAATATAGGAAATAGCCAAAAGCAACCTAATAGTTTCAAGTCTTGCTACAGGAgcaaaagtttcatcaaaatcTACTCCTTCGATTTGTGTGTATCCCTGACTACTAGCCTAGCTTTATTTCTCACAATAGTACCAaattcatcacttttatttttataaatccATTCAGTACTGATTACATTTGTGTGACTAGGTCTTGGCACAAGGTACCAAACATCATTCCTCATGAACTGCTCAAGTTCTTCTTGTATAGCCTTAATCCAAGATTCCTCAGAAagagcttctttcacatttttaggctaaAATGAAGGAGCAAAACAAACATATTGACAAAGATTCACATGTTTTTTTCCGAGTTATCATACCTTCTGAAATATTACCTATTACCAAATCAATGAGATGATTCTTTTTCTACTTTGGATGAGGATTCCTTTTGAACAAGGTCAGTAACAATTTCTATGTTAATGTTACTATTTTGTATGGAGGTTGATGCCTCAGCTTTTGATGTATCGGCATCAGGATTGGTGACCTCGGGTGGAGGTGTTGATGCGTCAGTGTCATTAACAGACTCTTCAATAAGATTGActatttcttcttcattggaATAAGCTGAAAAGTCTTTTTCATCATCAAGCACAACATTAGCTAATTCCATAACAGTTTGAGTTCTCACGTTGTAAACACGATAGGCTCTACTGTTGAGTGAGTACCCTAAAAATGCACCAACATCACtttttgcatcaaattttcccAAATATTTTCGATCTTTAAGAACATAGCACACACATCCAAACACATGAAAGTAACTAACATTTGGTTTCACACCTCTCCATATTTCATATGGGGTTTTGGTAGTACTTGGTCGAAGATAGACACGATTAATAGTGTAACAAGCTTTATTTATTGCTTCTGCCCATAATTTTTTGGAAAGCTTTTTGCTCTTCAACATAACTCTTGCCATTTCTTCAAGAGTCCgattcttcctttccataactccaTTTTGTTCTGGTGTCTTAGGAGTTGAAAATTCATGAGCTATACCAAGAGATTTACAAAAGTCATGAGATATACACAATATTTTCAAATTCCTTCCCATGATCACATCAGATTCTCACAATTTTTCCTATGTTACAGTCTTTTTTAACTTTCAATTTTACACATAGGTTTTTAAAGGCATCAAAcgtttcatatttttctctcaagaaatgtACTCAAGTAAagcgagaaaaatcatcaacacagacaattttttatttttttttaccatttataattttaacctgaATGGGACCCATTAGGTCCATGTGAAGTAGTTCAAGCACTTTTGAAGTATTGATGTCAGAAATACCTTTGTGTGTCTTTTTGAGTTGCTTACCCAGTTGACATGGCTCACATTTTTCTGAACTCTGTTTTCCTAACTTGGGCAAACCACGAATAAGTCCTGCAttggaaatttttttcaaatttttgaaattaatgtgTTCGAGTCTTTCATGCCACAAATCTGTAGAGTTTTTTATGGCCACATGACAAGTCAGATTTTGGGACAAGGTATAACAATTATCAATTGAACGAAGACCTTTTAAAAGATTATTTCCTTCACTATCAACAACTACATATTCATCATGCGAAAAGTTTACAACAAAACCTTGATCACAGATTGCTAATGAGATTAGCTTTAAGACCTTAAACTAGGAgaacatatttttaattttggtaaACCTTCTAGGTTTAGTGTTCCTTTGCCAAGAACTTTTCCTACAACACCATCTCCAAAAGTAACAACACCACAGTTcatggacttaaaatcaatgagAATTGATTTATCGTCTGTCATGTGATgagaacaaccactgtcaaagtACCATGCATTAGAAGAACATGTTATAAGACAAGATAAACTTACTAAGCATTTGATTTCTCTCCTCTTTACCCAAACCTGTTTAAAAccttttttttgatttttttttcatgagGAGCAttagattttaaataatttgtatTGAATAGTCTCAGCAAGGTAAAACATCTTGGTATGATATGCCCTTTAACTCCACAGAAATGACATACTGGAATAAGAAGGTCTGTTTTCTTTTTGAACACATTTACCTTCTTACCATAATTATTTTTGATAGATACCTCAGTTTGTAATGTTGATCCTTCAATCAAAACTATAGTTCTTGCAGAAACGAAATTGTGAGAAATAGGCATAATTTTAGATTTAAATGAGAAAACTTTGTCTTTGGAAATTGATTTTTCCATTCCAATTCCTTCACACTTTCCAGCCTTTTGCCCTGCACGCAACACATAATCAAATATCGCAGAACCAAGATTAAGCATCTTTACTCTCTTTTCTATATGATCAAGTTCTTTTGAGAGATGTTTAATCTCATTCTCTTTTATTGCAATTTCTTGTTTATAATTGATCACACAAATTTTGAGTTCCTCTACCTTATTCTCAAGATTAATATTGTTACCTACCATAATGCGATTCTCTGAACATACCTTGAGCCATTGAGAATACATTTGTTTGTAAGTCTTGTGTAAGGATTCAGTATCTAACTCAGATATGTCAGAATCCGAATATAAATCTTCGTTTTGAGATATCATCCCATTGAGACAAACAATAATTTTTCTTTCTCACACAAAAATTGGTAAGCCAGACATAACAGTAGAGACTAAAGCAAGATTGTTTGATCCTTCATCATCACTGTTTTCTGAATCTTGATCACTCCATGTTGCAGCTAGCCTTTTGCTCCTTTTCAAGGTGTTGGCA
This genomic interval from Humulus lupulus chromosome 8, drHumLupu1.1, whole genome shotgun sequence contains the following:
- the LOC133795998 gene encoding secreted RxLR effector protein 161-like, coding for MSMVGELNFFIGLQVKQTDVEIFISQSKYAKNLVHKFGLDTSKHEKTPMAITLKLTRDETGIKVDPTLYRRMIGSLLYFTASRPDICYSVGVCAMYQGNPMESHVLAVKRIICYVNETLEYGLWYSRETNSHLLCFSDADLAVNADDRKSTSGGYFFLGNNLVSWHSKKQNSISLSTTEVEYIVVGSCCSQLLWMKHMLVDYGISMDTLTVFCDNTSVTP